The following proteins come from a genomic window of Geothrix edaphica:
- a CDS encoding Rne/Rng family ribonuclease has translation MNPKKIMMINATDPEEIRVATLIDGVLFDYDVEFLHNEKIKGNLYKAKVVRADTSLQAAFVHFGGQKNGFLPLGELPRDLGEGRRGRIQDVLQRDQEILVQAVREELGSKGAMMTGQISLAGRYLVITPGNPVNGISRKIEGTDERRHFKQLIDTLEIPEDIGVIVRTASLGVTREDFQRDLEYLLDTYKEVLNRYKHRQGPGLVWQEDDVVTRTLRDTFSADVEEVQIDDLDTFHAAQSFFKRTMPQHLDVLKHYTGKKPLFSRFQLEEQIDRIYGRKVPLPSGGALALDQTEALVAIDVNSGKTSGDGVEDMAFKTNMEAAEEVARQLRLRDLAGLIAIDFIDMKRESHIRSVQDRLVDCLKADKARMEVGKINRFGVLVMTRQRIRPSLQHVNHEPCPTCAGTGKVKTMEALVLSVVRRLQGILAKGGIGEIRVKLAPAIATALLNQKRRDLSLMEEQSDAKVIVMADWSMSYGEMSAEIERAEEAPAEKPAPRPHREKGAPEDETVVLGGDSPISFDKALGVHGDGPKEPKKEAFKYDRRDLQRAALDERERLRALFESAKPEDEEEEEGAEAGADDSKGDGAKRKRRRRRRKGGAERNGETTVTSADEPTEPAARPKPQYEAQPEPPKVTADLVASLLTPSPRPKIGGAAPTSPEPAGAPAKPKRTPRAKVASSTESVTPAAPEPVLVPEPKAEAPARKKAAPKAKAKADDTPEAAAKSAPKAAPKPKASRAKKPKAE, from the coding sequence TTGAACCCCAAGAAAATCATGATGATCAATGCCACCGATCCGGAAGAGATCCGCGTGGCCACCCTGATCGACGGCGTGCTGTTCGATTACGACGTCGAGTTCCTCCACAACGAGAAGATCAAGGGCAACCTGTACAAGGCCAAGGTCGTGCGGGCGGATACCAGCCTCCAGGCGGCCTTCGTGCATTTCGGCGGCCAGAAGAACGGGTTCCTGCCCCTCGGCGAGCTGCCCCGCGACCTGGGTGAGGGTCGCCGGGGCCGGATCCAGGACGTGCTCCAGCGCGACCAGGAGATCCTGGTGCAGGCCGTGCGGGAGGAGCTGGGCTCCAAGGGCGCCATGATGACCGGCCAGATCAGCCTGGCGGGCCGCTACCTGGTCATCACCCCCGGCAACCCCGTGAACGGCATCAGCCGCAAGATCGAGGGCACGGACGAGCGCCGCCACTTCAAGCAGCTCATCGACACCCTGGAGATCCCCGAGGACATCGGCGTGATCGTCCGCACCGCCAGCCTGGGGGTCACCCGCGAGGACTTCCAGCGCGACCTGGAGTACCTGCTGGACACCTACAAGGAGGTGCTGAACCGCTACAAGCACCGCCAGGGGCCCGGCCTGGTCTGGCAGGAGGACGACGTCGTCACCCGCACCCTGCGCGACACCTTCAGCGCCGACGTCGAGGAAGTCCAGATCGACGACCTGGACACCTTCCATGCCGCCCAGTCCTTCTTCAAGCGCACGATGCCCCAGCACCTCGATGTGCTGAAGCACTACACCGGCAAGAAGCCCCTCTTCTCCCGTTTCCAGCTGGAAGAGCAGATCGACCGCATCTACGGCCGCAAGGTGCCCCTGCCCAGCGGTGGCGCCTTGGCCCTGGATCAGACCGAGGCCCTGGTGGCCATCGATGTGAACAGCGGCAAGACCTCCGGCGACGGCGTGGAGGACATGGCCTTCAAGACCAACATGGAAGCCGCGGAGGAAGTGGCCCGCCAGCTGCGCCTGCGCGACCTGGCCGGCCTCATCGCCATCGACTTCATCGACATGAAGCGCGAGTCCCACATCCGTTCCGTGCAGGACCGCCTGGTGGACTGCCTGAAGGCAGACAAGGCCCGCATGGAGGTGGGGAAGATCAACCGCTTCGGTGTGCTGGTCATGACCCGCCAGCGCATCCGGCCCAGCCTGCAGCACGTGAACCACGAGCCCTGCCCCACCTGCGCCGGCACCGGCAAGGTGAAGACCATGGAGGCCCTGGTGCTGTCCGTGGTGCGCCGCCTCCAGGGCATCCTGGCCAAGGGCGGCATCGGCGAGATCCGCGTGAAGCTCGCCCCGGCCATCGCCACGGCCCTGCTGAACCAGAAGCGTCGCGACCTCTCCCTGATGGAGGAGCAGAGCGACGCGAAGGTCATCGTCATGGCCGACTGGTCCATGTCCTACGGTGAGATGTCCGCGGAGATCGAGCGGGCCGAAGAAGCGCCGGCTGAGAAGCCCGCGCCCAGGCCCCATCGCGAGAAGGGCGCCCCCGAGGACGAGACCGTGGTCCTGGGCGGGGACAGCCCCATCTCCTTCGACAAGGCCCTGGGCGTCCACGGTGATGGCCCAAAGGAACCCAAGAAGGAAGCCTTCAAATACGACCGCCGGGACCTCCAGCGGGCGGCCCTGGACGAGCGGGAGCGTCTGCGCGCCCTCTTCGAGAGCGCCAAGCCCGAGGACGAGGAAGAGGAGGAGGGTGCCGAGGCCGGTGCGGATGACAGTAAGGGTGACGGCGCCAAGCGCAAGCGTCGCCGTCGCCGTCGCAAGGGCGGCGCCGAGCGGAATGGCGAGACCACGGTCACCTCCGCGGATGAACCCACCGAACCCGCGGCACGACCCAAGCCCCAGTACGAGGCCCAGCCTGAGCCCCCCAAGGTCACGGCGGACCTGGTGGCGAGCCTGCTGACACCCAGCCCCCGGCCGAAGATCGGCGGCGCCGCGCCGACTTCCCCCGAACCCGCGGGAGCGCCCGCCAAGCCCAAGCGCACGCCCCGGGCGAAGGTCGCTTCTTCGACGGAGTCCGTGACCCCCGCAGCACCCGAACCGGTCCTGGTTCCGGAGCCCAAGGCTGAAGCCCCCGCCAGGAAGAAGGCCGCCCCGAAGGCGAAGGCCAAGGCGGATGACACTCCGGAGGCCGCGGCCAAATCCGCCCCCAAGGCCGCTCCCAAGCCCAAGGCTTCCCGCGCCAAGAAGCCCAAGGCCGAGTAG
- a CDS encoding ZIP family metal transporter, which produces MSIYWLAPLASLATLLGGWGVVRFLQGRAQFMRLLSGVAAGYLLSVTLVRIIPECMEAPGGESNAMWVLAGYLLVHVMEHGITLHFHYGEETHKDGSPLSGVLALVGLSLHSLMDGVAIAAALATHSNLGPLVVLGILFHRIPEGGTIASIFLVRGFGNRGALMAAATLALAALVGAAGQSLLGLPTGPVLGLTAGLALYVASSDLLPEVQKVSGLRSTVALLSGVGIFLVSARLLPHHH; this is translated from the coding sequence ATGTCCATCTACTGGCTGGCCCCCCTCGCGTCCCTGGCCACCCTTCTGGGCGGCTGGGGCGTGGTCCGGTTCCTCCAGGGACGGGCGCAGTTCATGCGTCTGCTTTCAGGCGTGGCGGCGGGCTACCTGCTCTCCGTCACCCTGGTCCGCATCATCCCGGAATGCATGGAGGCCCCTGGCGGGGAAAGCAACGCCATGTGGGTCCTCGCGGGCTATCTGCTGGTCCACGTCATGGAGCACGGCATCACGCTCCACTTCCACTACGGCGAAGAGACCCACAAGGATGGCTCCCCCCTCAGCGGGGTGCTGGCCCTGGTGGGCCTCTCCCTGCACAGCCTCATGGACGGCGTGGCCATTGCCGCGGCCCTCGCCACCCACAGCAACCTGGGACCCCTGGTGGTGCTGGGGATCCTGTTCCATCGCATCCCCGAGGGCGGCACCATCGCCTCGATCTTCCTGGTGCGGGGCTTCGGGAACCGGGGCGCCCTCATGGCCGCCGCGACCCTGGCCCTGGCGGCCCTGGTGGGGGCGGCGGGGCAGTCCCTGCTGGGTCTCCCCACCGGACCGGTCCTGGGGCTCACGGCGGGCCTGGCGCTCTACGTGGCCAGCTCGGACCTGCTGCCCGAGGTGCAGAAGGTGTCGGGCCTGCGCAGCACGGTGGCGCTCCTCAGCGGCGTCGGCATCTTCCTCGTCAGCGCGCGGCTGCTGCCGCATCATCACTGA
- a CDS encoding LPS-assembly protein LptD — MLGCLPALLAAQGLPDIPQPAPLEAPTPAEWLPLRPFRVERGPGLSRVPFDYRGEGVYERGDVWILERGAIQSEGLLLLADRIEYRIPDGRLVAEGHIRLEGPGLRLRGERLQMNWERRSGEAWALQMDLPPNWTLRSSHVAFTTLRTWAFDAVELSPCPEERPGWKARLSSLKVDLDGFASMWNARVLLGAVPIYYVPYALYPAQAERTSGLLPPKLGMSSSFGTTFGLSYYQTLGDSADATLSPEYFTKEGVLWGGEVRWRPDLTHQGSFSGQSIHQQSLDTRRYRYSLKEVWQREDGWQLTADVNQASDILVDADFGKGLGYLGTTSFDSALYLGRTYTFGNLSLSAAEQRSFFYTKDQGDPFYSPDFPASLRRQTLPQAEFRFFPIPLLGPLYLDGGVRLGRFAYRIEGNTAAPGQTYAWDRQDANTRLHGRLGQWGPFRADFEAMGRATHYSSSLSSPVFDPEGGATDTAVNPATSPFQVDGAAASRYLASAHLRLSGPQVGRTFKDVSILGYKGELKHVAEPYFGWTQTSLYGEAGALPRFDTVDSFPGVNESASGERSFEVGLKQHILGRPGSGAGFADLARLRIATRYHASPIILSDGRYKKGWSSVDTDLDVEPDERLRISLRRSSDLGAGGSDNALSMDVKGKSGNTFNLAYFSTGINRFLVRQKGLQVGGVQRIWDDRLRLEFSANYDFHQSGFASSQVALAYVEPCVAYVLKYTHVALNTNLVSGGREDRIDLTLTLRGLGDLFSFRR; from the coding sequence ATGTTGGGATGCCTGCCTGCGCTGCTGGCGGCCCAGGGGCTGCCCGATATCCCGCAGCCGGCTCCACTGGAGGCGCCCACGCCGGCGGAATGGTTGCCCCTCCGCCCCTTCCGGGTGGAACGGGGGCCGGGGCTGTCCCGGGTGCCCTTCGACTACCGGGGTGAGGGCGTCTACGAGCGCGGCGACGTCTGGATCCTGGAGCGGGGCGCCATCCAGTCCGAGGGCCTGCTGCTCCTGGCGGACCGCATCGAGTACCGCATCCCGGACGGCCGCCTGGTGGCCGAAGGCCACATCCGCCTGGAGGGGCCGGGCCTCAGGCTCCGCGGCGAGCGCCTGCAGATGAACTGGGAGCGCCGCTCGGGCGAAGCCTGGGCCCTCCAGATGGACCTGCCTCCGAACTGGACCCTGCGCTCCAGCCATGTGGCCTTCACCACGCTCCGGACCTGGGCCTTCGACGCTGTGGAACTGAGCCCATGCCCGGAGGAGCGGCCCGGCTGGAAGGCCCGCCTCTCCTCCCTGAAGGTGGACCTGGATGGCTTCGCGAGCATGTGGAACGCCCGGGTGCTGCTGGGAGCGGTCCCGATCTACTACGTGCCCTACGCCCTCTATCCGGCGCAGGCGGAACGGACTTCCGGCCTGCTTCCCCCGAAACTTGGGATGTCCAGCTCCTTCGGCACGACCTTCGGGCTTTCCTATTACCAGACTCTGGGTGACTCGGCCGATGCCACCCTCTCGCCGGAGTACTTCACCAAAGAGGGCGTCCTCTGGGGCGGCGAGGTGCGCTGGCGGCCGGACCTGACCCACCAGGGCAGCTTTTCCGGCCAGTCCATCCACCAGCAGAGCCTCGACACGCGCCGCTACCGCTACTCGCTCAAGGAGGTGTGGCAGCGGGAGGACGGCTGGCAGCTCACGGCGGACGTGAACCAGGCCTCAGACATCCTGGTGGACGCGGATTTCGGCAAGGGCCTGGGCTACCTGGGCACCACCAGCTTCGATTCCGCGCTCTACCTGGGCCGCACGTACACGTTCGGGAACCTCAGCCTCTCGGCGGCCGAGCAGCGCAGCTTCTTCTATACCAAGGACCAGGGGGATCCCTTCTACAGCCCGGATTTCCCGGCCTCCCTCCGGCGGCAGACGCTTCCGCAGGCGGAATTCCGCTTCTTCCCCATCCCGCTGCTGGGCCCCCTGTACCTCGATGGCGGGGTGCGGCTGGGGCGCTTCGCCTACCGCATCGAAGGCAACACCGCGGCTCCGGGCCAGACCTATGCCTGGGACCGGCAGGACGCCAACACCCGCCTGCACGGCCGCCTGGGGCAGTGGGGGCCGTTCCGGGCCGACTTCGAGGCCATGGGGCGCGCGACCCACTACAGCTCGAGCCTCAGTTCCCCGGTATTCGATCCGGAAGGCGGCGCCACGGACACGGCGGTGAACCCAGCCACCAGCCCCTTCCAGGTGGACGGCGCCGCGGCCTCCCGCTACCTGGCGTCGGCGCATCTGCGCCTGTCCGGTCCCCAGGTGGGCAGGACCTTCAAGGATGTCTCGATCCTCGGCTACAAGGGCGAGCTCAAGCACGTGGCCGAGCCCTATTTCGGCTGGACCCAGACCAGCCTGTACGGCGAGGCGGGTGCCCTGCCGCGCTTCGACACGGTGGACTCCTTCCCCGGTGTCAACGAGAGCGCCTCGGGCGAGCGGAGCTTCGAGGTGGGCCTCAAGCAGCACATCCTCGGGCGCCCGGGCTCCGGGGCGGGGTTCGCGGACCTGGCCCGCCTCCGAATCGCCACCCGGTACCACGCCTCGCCCATCATCCTCAGCGACGGCCGCTACAAGAAGGGCTGGTCGAGCGTGGACACGGATCTGGACGTGGAGCCCGACGAGCGGCTCCGGATCAGCCTCCGCCGTTCTTCGGACCTGGGTGCCGGCGGCTCCGACAACGCCCTGAGCATGGACGTGAAGGGGAAGAGCGGGAACACCTTCAACCTGGCCTACTTCTCCACGGGCATCAACCGCTTCCTGGTGCGCCAGAAGGGGCTGCAGGTGGGCGGGGTCCAGCGGATCTGGGATGACCGCCTCCGCCTGGAGTTCAGTGCCAACTATGACTTCCACCAGAGCGGCTTCGCCTCCAGCCAGGTGGCTTTGGCCTACGTGGAGCCCTGTGTGGCCTACGTCCTGAAGTACACCCACGTGGCCCTGAACACGAACCTCGTGTCCGGTGGCCGGGAGGACCGCATCGACCTGACCTTGACCCTGCGCGGCCTGGGAGATCTCTTCAGCTTCCGGCGCTAG
- the alr gene encoding alanine racemase, translating to MNEQHLEPLKRHPEGRALRAEVDLGRIARNLGRVRTASGGRGIWAVVKANAYGHGAVPVSRALEEAGVHGLAVSSLEEGLELRRGGIECPVLVLGGLRPEALPAASAENLTIAVVGPEHLDDYARALPRHPVRLHLKLDTGMGRFGLLPSELGEHLLQLQRLAPWIEGAMGHFATADDPDPGFAQRQRGVFDACLAQLADGGIRPEQRHHGNSDACLRGMLGQDTHVRPGLALYGLTMLAEGRALGLEPALELVAEVARVKAMPAGTTVGYGRTFVAPHPLQIATLACGYADGYRRDLGNKAVVGFQGRTFPVVGRISMDYLTVALPLDVHLAIGDPMTLYSGNPDAAHSLERLAQLLGTIPYELTCALHRRITRRFTP from the coding sequence GTGAATGAGCAGCATCTCGAACCCCTGAAGCGGCATCCGGAGGGCCGTGCGCTCCGGGCGGAAGTGGATCTGGGCCGCATCGCGCGCAACCTGGGCCGGGTCCGGACCGCTTCGGGGGGGCGCGGGATCTGGGCGGTGGTGAAGGCCAACGCCTACGGCCACGGGGCCGTGCCGGTGAGCCGGGCCCTGGAGGAGGCCGGCGTCCACGGGCTGGCCGTGTCCAGCCTGGAGGAGGGCCTGGAGCTCCGGCGGGGCGGCATCGAGTGTCCCGTCCTCGTGCTGGGTGGCCTGCGGCCCGAGGCCCTGCCCGCCGCCAGCGCCGAGAACCTCACCATCGCCGTGGTGGGACCCGAGCACCTGGACGACTACGCCCGGGCCCTCCCGCGGCACCCCGTCCGGCTCCACCTGAAGCTGGACACGGGCATGGGCCGGTTCGGCCTGCTGCCCTCGGAACTGGGGGAACACCTCCTGCAACTCCAGCGGCTGGCGCCCTGGATCGAAGGCGCCATGGGGCACTTCGCCACGGCGGACGATCCGGATCCCGGCTTCGCGCAGCGCCAGCGTGGCGTCTTCGACGCCTGCCTCGCGCAGCTCGCGGACGGAGGCATCCGCCCAGAGCAGCGCCACCACGGGAACAGCGACGCCTGCCTGCGCGGCATGCTGGGCCAGGACACCCATGTACGCCCGGGCCTGGCCCTGTATGGCCTGACCATGCTGGCCGAAGGCCGTGCCCTCGGCCTGGAGCCTGCCCTGGAGCTGGTGGCCGAAGTGGCCCGCGTGAAGGCCATGCCGGCGGGCACCACCGTGGGCTATGGCCGCACGTTCGTGGCGCCCCACCCACTGCAGATCGCCACCCTGGCCTGCGGCTATGCGGACGGCTACCGCCGCGACCTCGGCAACAAGGCCGTGGTGGGCTTCCAGGGCCGCACCTTCCCCGTGGTGGGGCGCATCTCCATGGACTACCTCACGGTGGCGCTGCCCCTGGATGTGCACCTGGCCATCGGGGATCCCATGACCCTCTACAGCGGGAATCCCGATGCCGCCCACAGCCTCGAGCGCCTGGCCCAGCTCCTCGGCACCATCCCCTACGAGCTGACCTGCGCGCTCCACCGCCGGATCACCCGCCGCTTCACGCCCTGA
- the trxB gene encoding thioredoxin-disulfide reductase, which translates to MSHHKVIVIGTGPAGYTAALYASRANLAPLVFEGVQPGGQLTITTEVENFPGFRQGIAGPALMDEMREQVLRFGTIIRSETVLKADLQARPFKLTTDKGEYTADAVIIATGASAKWLGIGKDEQLSRTGGGVSACATCDGFFFRGKEIAVVGGGDTAIEEATFLTKFATKVHLIHRRDKLRASKAMQDRALKNEKIQPLWNKTVLDVVTATHETPMGEKVEKIRALKLKDTVDGSESELPVEGLFVAIGHQPNTGLFAGQLPMDETGYLEVEKGSSRTSIPGVFACGDVQDHVYRQAITAAGSGCMAAIDAERWLAEQGLAE; encoded by the coding sequence GTGAGCCACCACAAAGTCATCGTGATTGGTACCGGTCCCGCGGGCTACACCGCTGCGCTGTATGCCTCGCGCGCCAACCTCGCGCCGCTGGTCTTCGAAGGCGTCCAGCCCGGCGGCCAGCTCACCATCACCACGGAGGTGGAGAACTTCCCGGGCTTCCGCCAGGGCATCGCCGGACCGGCCCTCATGGACGAGATGCGCGAGCAGGTGCTCCGCTTCGGCACCATCATCAGGTCGGAGACCGTGCTCAAGGCCGATCTCCAGGCCCGCCCCTTCAAGCTCACCACGGACAAGGGCGAGTACACCGCCGACGCCGTGATCATCGCCACGGGCGCCTCGGCCAAGTGGCTGGGCATCGGCAAGGACGAGCAGCTCTCCCGCACCGGTGGCGGCGTGAGCGCCTGTGCCACCTGTGATGGCTTCTTCTTCCGCGGCAAGGAGATCGCCGTGGTGGGCGGCGGGGACACGGCCATCGAGGAGGCCACCTTCCTCACCAAGTTCGCCACCAAGGTCCACCTCATCCACCGCCGGGACAAGCTCCGCGCCTCCAAGGCCATGCAGGACCGGGCCCTCAAGAACGAGAAGATCCAGCCGCTCTGGAACAAGACCGTGCTGGACGTGGTCACCGCCACCCACGAGACGCCCATGGGCGAGAAGGTGGAGAAGATCCGCGCGCTGAAGCTGAAGGACACCGTGGACGGCAGCGAGTCCGAGCTGCCGGTGGAGGGGCTCTTCGTGGCCATCGGCCACCAGCCCAACACCGGGCTCTTCGCTGGCCAGCTGCCCATGGACGAGACGGGGTACCTCGAGGTCGAGAAGGGCTCCAGCCGCACGTCCATCCCGGGTGTCTTCGCCTGTGGCGACGTCCAGGATCACGTCTATCGCCAGGCCATCACGGCCGCGGGGAGCGGCTGCATGGCCGCCATCGACGCCGAGCGCTGGCTGGCGGAACAGGGTCTTGCCGAATGA
- the kdsB gene encoding 3-deoxy-manno-octulosonate cytidylyltransferase — translation MRTLAVLPSRFQASRFPGKPLALIAGRPMIQWVFEAARRAEGVDRVVVATDDDRIASTVKGFGGEAVMTDPALPSGTDRTAAALEALGETFDCVLNIQGDEPAMHPETVAAVVALMRDQPDLPMGTAACPFAHADELFNPNAVKVVVDDRQRALYFSRSPIPYLRHSSIFESDFRPWMKPEQLSHFKRHLGLYAYRPETLKAFTRLAPHPLEQLEMLEQLRALAAGIPIGVASTPFLSLGVDVPADVAAAEALLRERGLAR, via the coding sequence ATGCGCACCCTCGCCGTCCTCCCCTCCCGCTTCCAGGCCTCCCGGTTTCCGGGGAAGCCCCTGGCGCTGATCGCCGGGAGGCCCATGATCCAGTGGGTCTTCGAGGCAGCCCGACGGGCAGAGGGCGTGGATCGGGTGGTGGTGGCCACGGATGACGACCGCATCGCCAGCACGGTGAAGGGCTTCGGCGGCGAGGCCGTGATGACCGACCCCGCCCTGCCCTCGGGGACGGACCGCACTGCCGCCGCTCTGGAGGCCCTCGGGGAGACCTTCGACTGCGTCCTGAACATCCAGGGCGACGAGCCCGCCATGCACCCGGAGACAGTCGCCGCCGTGGTGGCCCTCATGCGCGACCAGCCGGACCTGCCCATGGGCACGGCCGCCTGCCCCTTCGCCCACGCGGACGAGCTGTTCAACCCCAATGCCGTGAAGGTGGTGGTGGACGACCGCCAGCGGGCCCTCTACTTCAGCCGCAGCCCCATCCCCTACCTGCGGCACAGTTCGATCTTCGAATCCGACTTCCGCCCCTGGATGAAGCCGGAGCAGCTCTCCCACTTCAAGCGCCACCTGGGGCTCTACGCCTACCGGCCGGAGACGCTCAAGGCTTTCACCCGGCTGGCGCCCCACCCCCTGGAGCAGCTGGAGATGCTGGAGCAGCTCCGGGCCCTGGCCGCGGGCATCCCCATCGGGGTGGCCTCCACCCCCTTCCTGAGCCTGGGGGTGGACGTGCCCGCCGACGTGGCCGCGGCGGAGGCCCTCCTGCGGGAACGCGGGCTGGCGCGGTAG
- a CDS encoding chemotaxis protein CheA yields the protein MDSSFDDVWAECEDLFVQARQRLATLKTPQPPHVTQASVNALFRATHTLKGMAGMLGFPRFSQAAHRMEDIFDLMRQGRLRSTDSLIETLESGIQALESGLADLRRGQPEPEDYLHALRRRLGELEALARPTEGAVLDLSSLLDLSPEVLKTLSDYERTRVTAVLLAGIPIHGVRVCLDLGTFDDRLRALSEAAGAQGELISTLPLEAAEDKDGLCFLLLIAAPALDVQSLGVLPAEAVEVTALADPERIPASLRADPGPLAPPPVLKSPRLPASAAASQDAEILRLPAQRVDALEARLMAVAQVRDSASQALRRIQDPGMDSSMAMMGEIETGLLEVQKSLLQMRMVKVESLFQRIEPMVKALSRDMGKPVRLSFQGGDLELERSLLGRLMEPFLHLVRNALDHGLESPAERVAQGKTETGSLKISASQRGRNLRFDIRDDGRGFDLGRIEARGIALGLLREGQVHTAEDLHRLTLEPGFSTQERASQISGRGVGMDVVRSEVEGMGGEIQISSEPRRGSLVRLSLPLSRAVVGCLKVRCGQQAFGLPLSHVLRIQASPVALHGGSHVEVLGEDLPMESLQASLGLPEPAGGQRLLVVLRQQGTAVDAGLELALGVDEVVGRTELLLRSLPELAHAPGIMGGSLQEEGILWVLDPEAVMGLAMVSLMQRVAGA from the coding sequence TTGGATTCATCCTTCGACGACGTCTGGGCCGAGTGCGAGGACCTGTTCGTGCAGGCCCGGCAGCGGCTGGCGACACTGAAGACGCCCCAGCCCCCGCACGTGACCCAGGCTTCGGTGAACGCCCTCTTCCGTGCCACCCACACCCTCAAGGGCATGGCGGGGATGCTGGGCTTCCCCCGGTTCAGCCAGGCCGCCCACCGCATGGAGGACATCTTCGACCTGATGCGCCAGGGCCGCCTGCGCTCCACGGATTCGCTCATCGAGACGCTCGAGTCCGGTATCCAGGCCCTGGAATCCGGCCTGGCCGACCTCCGGCGCGGGCAGCCGGAACCAGAGGACTACCTGCATGCCCTCCGACGGCGGCTGGGCGAGCTGGAAGCGCTGGCCCGGCCCACCGAAGGCGCGGTCCTGGACCTCTCCTCGCTGCTGGACCTCTCCCCCGAGGTCCTGAAGACCCTTTCGGATTACGAGCGGACCCGGGTGACGGCGGTGCTCCTGGCGGGAATCCCGATCCATGGAGTCCGGGTCTGCCTGGATCTCGGGACCTTCGACGACCGGCTGCGGGCCCTCAGCGAGGCAGCGGGCGCCCAGGGGGAGCTCATCTCCACCTTGCCCCTGGAGGCGGCCGAAGATAAGGATGGGCTCTGCTTCCTGCTGCTGATCGCGGCTCCGGCCCTGGATGTCCAGAGCCTGGGGGTCCTGCCGGCGGAGGCCGTGGAGGTGACGGCTCTGGCGGATCCAGAGCGGATCCCGGCCAGTCTGAGGGCGGATCCCGGCCCGCTGGCGCCACCTCCGGTCCTCAAATCACCCCGGCTCCCGGCTTCCGCTGCGGCCTCTCAGGATGCCGAGATCCTGCGGCTTCCGGCCCAGCGGGTGGATGCCCTGGAGGCCCGCCTCATGGCCGTGGCCCAGGTGCGGGATTCCGCCAGCCAGGCCCTCCGGCGCATCCAGGATCCGGGCATGGACAGCTCCATGGCCATGATGGGCGAGATCGAGACCGGGCTGCTGGAGGTCCAGAAGTCGCTGCTCCAGATGCGCATGGTGAAGGTTGAAAGCCTGTTCCAGCGGATCGAGCCCATGGTGAAGGCCCTCAGCCGGGACATGGGTAAGCCTGTGCGCCTCTCCTTCCAGGGCGGGGACCTCGAGCTGGAGCGGAGCCTGCTGGGACGGTTGATGGAGCCCTTCCTCCACCTGGTCCGGAACGCCCTCGACCACGGGCTCGAAAGCCCGGCGGAGCGCGTGGCCCAGGGCAAGACCGAGACGGGTTCGCTGAAGATCTCCGCCTCGCAGCGGGGCCGGAACCTCCGGTTCGACATCCGGGACGACGGACGCGGCTTTGACTTGGGCCGTATCGAGGCCCGCGGCATCGCCCTGGGGCTGCTTCGGGAAGGGCAGGTCCACACCGCCGAGGACCTGCACCGGCTGACCCTCGAGCCCGGCTTCTCCACCCAGGAGCGGGCCTCCCAAATCTCCGGCCGGGGCGTGGGCATGGACGTGGTCCGTTCCGAAGTCGAGGGCATGGGGGGTGAGATCCAGATTTCCAGCGAGCCCCGCCGGGGCAGTCTGGTGCGGCTGAGCCTTCCGCTGTCCCGGGCAGTGGTCGGCTGCCTGAAGGTCCGCTGCGGCCAGCAGGCCTTCGGCCTTCCCCTGAGCCATGTGCTCCGCATCCAGGCCAGCCCCGTGGCTCTGCATGGCGGCAGCCACGTCGAGGTGCTGGGAGAGGACCTGCCCATGGAATCGCTTCAGGCCAGCCTTGGGCTGCCCGAGCCGGCCGGGGGCCAGCGCCTCCTCGTGGTGCTCCGCCAGCAGGGCACCGCTGTGGATGCCGGCCTGGAGCTCGCCCTGGGGGTGGACGAGGTCGTGGGCCGCACGGAGCTCCTGCTCCGGAGCCTGCCGGAACTGGCCCACGCACCGGGGATCATGGGGGGCAGCCTCCAGGAGGAGGGCATCCTGTGGGTCCTGGATCCGGAAGCCGTGATGGGCCTGGCCATGGTGTCCCTCATGCAGCGGGTGGCCGGTGCCTGA
- a CDS encoding chemotaxis protein CheW — MPETSLLLRARAAGRDLLLPVADLREVVAFAPVTPVPGGPPGIQGVVLHQGEFLPVLDWTAIEGCPARLDPAVAMAVLRPRLGLPLDGLTGTVEAPEDGWGDPEEGDPWAAILAGCCQVEGEALPVLDPDRLLALLHRLRKGR; from the coding sequence GTGCCTGAGACTTCCCTCCTCCTCCGCGCCCGGGCGGCCGGGCGGGACCTCCTGCTCCCGGTGGCCGACCTCCGGGAGGTGGTGGCCTTCGCCCCGGTGACCCCCGTCCCTGGCGGCCCTCCGGGCATCCAGGGGGTGGTGCTCCACCAGGGGGAATTCCTTCCGGTCCTGGACTGGACGGCCATCGAGGGCTGTCCGGCCCGGCTGGACCCGGCGGTGGCCATGGCCGTCCTGCGGCCCCGGCTCGGCCTTCCCCTCGATGGGCTGACCGGCACCGTGGAGGCCCCCGAGGACGGCTGGGGCGACCCGGAGGAGGGAGACCCCTGGGCTGCCATCCTGGCGGGCTGCTGCCAGGTGGAAGGCGAGGCCCTGCCGGTGCTGGATCCGGATCGGCTCCTGGCGCTGCTGCACCGCCTCCGCAAGGGTCGCTGA